Within the Aquificaceae bacterium genome, the region GTCTATTATAACAGAAGGCAAGGTTTATGGGTTAAACTGAATTATAAATTACGCAGGGGGTGACCAATGATAAGGAAGAGCTATCAAAAAGGTAGAAACATATGCGTGGTGAGCTTTTATGTGAAAAGGGATGAGGCACAAAGGGTTGAGGTTGTAGGTGAGTGGAACGATTGGAAACCAGAACCCATGCGCAGGAAAAAGGATGGGACTTTTTGGATAAGCAAGAGACTAAAGACTGGCAGGAGCTACCGGTTTAAATACCTTATTGACGGACAATACTGGGAAAACGAGCTGTCCGCAGACCAGCAGGTTCCTAACCCCTTTGGCACCACAGACAGTCTGATTATTGTTTGAACGTGATAACCCACTTAGCTGTGGAAAGCTCCTTTGGTATAATTTAAATTACCATGATAAGAGTAGGTATAAACGGTTTTGGTAGGATAGGAAGGTCCTTCTTTAGAGCCTGCTATGGGCACGAAGACATACAGATAGTAGCGGTAAATGACCTAACAGACACAAAAACTCTGGCACACCTTCTCAAGTATGACTCGGTGCACGGAAGGTTCAAAGGACATGTGGAAGCCAAAGACTCAAGCCTTGTAGTGGACGGAAAGGAGGTCAGGGTCTTTTCGGTAAAAGACCCAGGGGAAATACCATGGGGAGACCTGGGGGTTGATGTGGTTATTGAGTCTACAGGAGCCTTCACAAGTAGAGAAAAGGCGGAGCTTCACCTAAGGGATACGGTAAAGAGAG harbors:
- a CDS encoding isoamylase early set domain-containing protein; amino-acid sequence: MIRKSYQKGRNICVVSFYVKRDEAQRVEVVGEWNDWKPEPMRRKKDGTFWISKRLKTGRSYRFKYLIDGQYWENELSADQQVPNPFGTTDSLIIV